The DNA region CCGTGATAGATGCGCACGGTGTCGTCGCCGATCGCGACTTCGACGTGCTCGCGCACCAACGGATGCGGCACGCTGTAGCGCACCGTGTCGATGTCGACCAACGCATCGGCGGCAACGCGTCGCCGCACCCGCTGCTCGCGCCGCGGCAGGGCGCGCAGGGGCAGCGGACGCAGCGCCGGCTGCTCGTCACGCGAAAACCGTACGGCCGGCGCCTCATGGGTCGTGCCGTGGATCCGCTGATCGGCCAGCGCCATCCACGTCGCCAGATGCGTCTCGAGCGACGCGAACGTCAGACCGGCGAGGGCGTTTCGCTTGACGTATTTGACGCCCGACTCCGTCTTGCCTTTCGTGCGTGCGCGATAGGGCGCACACGCCCGTGGCTGCACATCCCAGTCGCGGCAGAAGGCCAGGTCGGCCGGATGAAAGTGCACGGTGCTGGTCGCGACGTCGCGCCCGCTGACCAGGGCCCGCGCGTTATCGCCCAGCACGGTGCGGGTGACGCCGCCGAAGTGCTGGAACGCCGCGGCCAATCCCTCGCGCCACTCATCCTGGCGCTCGTGCAGGAACGCTTTGACAAAGATCCGCCGCGAGTAACTCAACACGGCGACGAGCAGGTGGAGGCGTACCGCGGTGCCGGCGATCTCGACGCGTTTCTGTCCGAAGTCGACCTGCAGCTGCTCGCCAGGCGCGGTCTCGACGCGCACGGTCGCGACCTCCGCCACGCGGCGGGCCCGCCGCAGATCGCGCACCGCGCGCTCGACCGTCCGCACGCTGACGGCCACGCCCTGCTCGGCGAGCAGCCGATGCGCCACCACCGCATTACCCTCCGCGACGCCCTCGTAGAGCCGGCGCGCCTCGGCGCGGGCCGCCTCGCTCAAGCACCGCGCCTGGGGCCGCACCTGCACGCCCGCTGGGACGGCCGTCCGCAGGTACCGCTTCACCGTATTGCGTGCCACGCCCAGCGTCGCCGCAATCCGCTTGCTCCCGACCCCGCGCGCCGCCAGCGCGCGGATCGAGGCCACCACCTCCCCCTCGAGCACCAGGACCTCCTGGTCGAGAGGTACCAAACCCCGCTCAGCTCGCTCCATCTGTCCTCCTCCCGAGGGGGTCAGATTTAGTGTCGCGAGGGGGTCAATATCACTGTCGCTCTACACACCGCGCCCGGTGGGACTCGAGCGCGAGGCGAGCCGAAGGCGGAGCCGAGCGCCTGAGGCCGGCCGGCGCGCACCACGCGCGGCGCGCGTGGTGCGCCCGGTGGGACTCGAACCCACGACCAACGGCTTAAAAGGCCGCTGCTCTACCGACTGAGCTACAGGCGCACGTCTCCCAGTCTAGCAGCGGGCCGGCGCCCCCGGCCGGCGCCGCCCCTCACATCTTCTCGTCGGCGCTCTCGCCGTAGAGGGCCGGCACCGTCGACCCCATGGCGCGCAGGTACGCCGCCAGTTGCCCACGGTGGTGGATGCCGTGGTTGTTGGCCAGGCCCAGGTACGTGGCGTTGGGCGCCTCGATCATCCCGAAGAAGCTCACCGAGGCGGCCAGCGCCTCGCCCGACATCGCGCGGACCGCGGCCAGTCGCGCCGGCACCTCCCGCTCGTGGAACGCGACCACGTCCGCGATGGTGGCAAACGAGTCGAGCAGCGCCTTGCCCTTGGCCCCGTCCGAGGCGAACGCGCCGGCGATGATGCAGTCGAGGAACCACACGTCGCTCTGGGCGATGTGCGTGGCCAGTTCCCACGCCGACCGCGAGCGCGGATCGGGGCGGTAGTCCCGGCCGCTGTCGGGCACCGCGCGCAGCACCTTCGCCGTCGTGCGGGCCTCGCGGGTCATCAGGTCGGCAAACTGTGTGGCAAGGAACGTGGCCTGTTCTGGGGTCATGCACACTCCTGTGGTTCTGGTGGCCCGGGGCGACTGCCGGCCGCGGGCCTGCATTGCAGGGAAGGCGCTTCGACTAGCGCCAGCGGAAGAGGCGGAGCGCCGCGGCGAAGCTGGCCACCATCCAGGTCCCGAGCACGGCGACCTGCGGGACCAGCGCCGCCAGGCCGCTGCCGTCGATCATCACGCCGCGCAGCGCCTGGTTCAGCGCCGTCAGCGGCAGCAGGGCGATGGCCGGCTGCATCACCGCCGGGAAATTCTCCGAGGCGAAGAAGACGCCGGAGAACACCCACATCGGGACCATCACGAGGTTCATCAGCCCCGACACGCCCTCCACCGTCTGCGAGCGGCTCGCGACGAGCAGGCCGAGCCCCGAGAAGGTCAGCGCGCCGAGCAGGCACAAGGCCATCAGCAGCAGCCACGAGCCGTGCACGGGCACACCGAAGACGAGCACGGCGAACCCGAGCAGCGCGCCGACCTCCAGCACCAGGAAGATCAGCCGCGAGGCCATGTGCGACAGCAGGTAGTCGCGGCGACGCATCGGGGTCGCCACCAGTCGCTTGAGCAGCTTGCGCACGCGTGCCTGCACGACCGAGAACCCGACGCTCCACATGCCGGTGCCCATGATGTTCATGCCGAGCAGGCCCGGCACCACCCAGTCGATGTACCGCGATCCCGGCACCGTGACCAGGCGGTCGGCCACCGGCACCGCCGGCGCGCGGCCCGCCGCGCGCTGCAGCGCATCGTCGACGACGAACCGCGCCACCCGACTCTCCGGCCGGCTGGGATCGAACTCGTAGGTCACCGGCGTCCCCGGCACCACCAGCAGGTGGATCGCGCCGTTGCGCAGGGCCACATCGGCCTCGGCGCGCGACACCACCTTCATGCGCACGCCTGCCGTCCTGCCGAGCACGGCATCGACGCCAGGCGCGGTCGACGCGGTGGCCGGCGCATGCAGCACGCCGACCAGCACGTCGGGCGTGCCCTGGTTGCGAAAGGCCAGGCCGAGCGCACACGACAGCATCACCGGGAAGGCGAACACCCAGAACACCGCCTCGGGTTCGCGCAGGAACTCGCGGAAGCGCGACAGGGTCAGTTCACGCAAGGCCGACATCGCTTACACATCCCTCAGGTGGCGGCCGGTGAGCGAGACGAACACGTCCTCGAGTGTCGCGCTGTGGGTCGTCAGCAGCGTGAAGGCCTCCGGGTCGGCCACCAGCGCCAGCAGCGCCGGCAGCGCCTCGTGCAGGCGCGCGACGATGAGCGTGCCCCGGCCGTCGGCCAGCGAGGCGCGCCGCACGCCGGGCAGGCCGCCGAGCGCCTCGAGGGTCGGCATCGCCGCGTCCTCGGCGAGCGCGAACTCCACGACGTGCTCGGCGCCCAGCGAGGCGATGAGCTCGAGCGGTGTGCCGAGCGCGATCACCTTGCCCTGGTCGACGATCGCGACGCGGTCGCAGAGCACCTGCGCCTCGTCCATGTAGTGCGTGGTGATGAGCACGGTCCGCCCGCGCTGCTTGTAGGCGGCCAGCAGGTCCCACAGCTGGCGGCGTGACTGCGGGTCCAGACCCGTCGTGGGCTCGTCGAGGAACAGCAGGTCCGGGTCGCCGGCGAGCGCACAGGCCAGGGCGAGGCGCTGCTTCTGCCCGCCCGACAGCTTCCCGTACCACGCGTCGCGCTTGGACTCGAGGCCGACGCTGGCCAGCAGCGCGTCGACGGTCGGTCCCTGGGCGTAGAACGAGCGGAACAACCGCAGCAGCTCCGTGGCGGTCAGCTTCTCGTTGAGCTGCGTCTCCTGGAGCTGGATGCCGAGGCGCTGCCGGAGGCGATCGCCGTCGCTGGCCCAGCGCATGCCGAGCACCTCGACGTCGCCGGCGTCGGGCGTCGTCAGACCTTCGAGGATTTCGATGGTGGTGGTCTTGCCGGCGCCGTTGGGGCCGAGCAGGCCGAAGCACTCGCCGGTGCGGACCTCGAGGTCGAGGCCGTCGACGGCGACCACCGCGCCGTACCGCTTGACGAGGCCGCGGCAGCGCAGCGCTACCAGCTCGTCGGCAAGTTCCCGCGCGGCGACCCGCGAGGAGGCGCCGGATGCGGGAAGGGTGGCCATGTCAGGCGGGCAGCGTGAACCAGCGCGCGGCGATCGAGTCGCTGCGCAGGATGGTCTCGAGTCGATCGGAGCCGGTGGAGATCAGCGCGACGGGCACGCCGCACACCTCCTCCAGCGTGGCGATGTAGGCGCGCGCCTCGGCGGGCAGGTCCTCGAAGCGCTTGACGCCGGCGGTCGGCGCCGTCCACCCCGGCACCTCGCGGTACACCGGCTCGCAGCGCGCCAGCTGCCCGATCTCCGACGGGAAGTGCTCGATGGTCTCGCCCGTCTCGCGGTCCCGGTACGCCGTGCAGATCTGCAGCGACGGGAAGCCGTCGAGCACGTCCATCTTGGTGATGGCGAGCGCATCGAGGCCGTTGACCCGCACGGCATAGCGCAGGGCGACCGCATCGAACCAGCCGCAGCGGCGCGGACGCCCGGTCACCGATCCGTACTCGCTGCCGCCGTCGCGGAGCTTCTGCCCCATGTCGTCGAGCAGTTCGCTCGGGAACGGCCCCTCGCCGACCCGCGTGGTGTAGGCCTTGGCCACGCCCATCACGCCGGTGATGTGCTTGGGGCCGATCCCGAGGCCGGTGCAGATGCCGCCGGTGGTCGCGTTCGACGACGTCACGTACGGATAGGTGCCGTGGTCGATGTCGAGCAGCGTGCCCTGCGCGCCCTCGAACATCACACGCTTGCCGGCGCGGATGGCCGAGTCGAGCAGCACGGAGACGTCGGTGACGAACGGCTGCAGGCGGACCCAGATCGCGTCGAGGCCGGCCAGCACCTCGCGCCAGTCCATGTGCGCATCGGGAATCAGGTGATTGCGCGCCTCGACGTTGTGCCGGACCGCGTCCTCGAGCATCTGCCGCGATGCGCGATCGGACAGGTCGCCGACGCGGATGCCGCGGCGGCCGATCTTGTCCTCGTAGGCCGGGCCGATGCCGCGCGAGGTGGTGCCGATCTTCCGCTCGCCGCGCTTGGCCTCCGACAGGACGTCGAGTTCCTTGTGGTACGGCAGGATCAGGTGCGCCTTGCTGCTGACGAACAGCCGGCCGGTGACGTCGATGCCGGCCGCGGTGATCTCGTCGATCTCGGCAAACAGTGCCTGCGGGTCGACCACGAGCCCGTTGCCGATGACACACGACACCGAGGGGTGCAGGATGCCGGAGGGCAGCAGGCGCAGGATGAACTTGCGCCCGTTCACGTACACCGTGTGGCCGGCGTTGTGCCCGCCCTGGTAGCGCGTGACGAACGAGAAGTTCGGCGTGAGGAGGTCGACGATCTTGCCCTTGCCCTCATCACCCCACTGGGCACCCAACACGGCAATGTTCATGACGGGAATGTCTTCGACGGGAACTCGTCGTGCGACGGCACGACTACGGAACACGACATCCTAGCAAACCGCCGTGCGCCCACGCCACCCGGGCATGCCCTCTCGGGAGGTTGACAGTGCCTCCCCCGCTCCGTAGGCTCTAGTCCCTCCGCCCATGCCCCTGATCGACCGCGTGCTGTCCGTGCTTGCCTCGCCCACACCGGGCATCCCGCTGTTGATCGGCGGGTGCAGTGCCGGGCGCACGCATGCGCTGCACGGGGTGCTCGCGCGCCTCGACGGCGACACGACGCCCGTCTATCTCGACGTCGAGCGCCTCGCCACGACGCCCGAGCAGTGCTACCGCTCGCTGCTGCGCCACGTGCGCGTCGCCGAAGACGGGCCGGCGCTGCCCGCGCCCGCGTCGCTGGCCACGCCGCGCGATGCGTACGCCGCAATCCTCGTGCTCCTCACCCGCGCCCGCGCCGCGTCGGGTCGCCCCTTCACTTTCCTGCTCGACGAGGTACTCGACCTGCGGACCTTCGAGAGCTTCCCCGGACTCAAGACGCTGATGGCCGAGACGGGGTCGGCGCTCGGCGCCTCCGAGAACCGCTTCGTGCTCGCGACGCGCTTCAGACACCGGGGCACCAAGCTGGCCGGTGCGTGGCCGCGCGTCACGCCGGTGCTGCTCGACGACGCAGCCGACGACGAGCGCGACGGCGAGGCGCTGGCCGGGCTCGACCCGCTGGAGCGACAGCAGGTACGCGCCCTGACCGGCGGACGCGTCGGCTACGCCGTGCTGGTGGGCGCCGCGCTCCGCGAGGCCCGGCGCCACGGCCTGGCCGATCCGGTCGGCGCGCTCACCGAGCAGATGCTCTGCGGCAGCGCACTCGAGCGGCGCCTGCGGCTGTCCTACGAAGTGCGGCTGCAGCGGGCGCGCGGCTACGGCGCCCTGCGCGCCATCCTCGACGTGCTGTCGGAGCAGCAGCCACTGACGCTCACGCAGATCGCGCAGCGCCTCAACCGCACCCCGGGCTCGACCAAGGACTACCTGTCGTGGATGCTCGACGTGGACCTGCTCACCGTCGAGCGCAAGCGGTACACCGTGACCGACCCGTTGCTGCGGCTGTGGGTGCGACTCAACAACGGGCCCGGCGCGCCGTCCGATGCGCTCGTGGCGCGCGAGACGCAGCGCTTCGCCCTCGAGCGTCTGGCGACCCTGCCCGACGTGGCGGTGGCCGTCGCCCGCCCCGCCTCATCGCCGGGCGGCATCATCGAGATCGACTGAGCCCTCCCGCAGCGCCTCGAGCGCGCGGCGCGCCGCCTGCTGCTCGGCCTCCTTGCGACTGCGCCCGGACGCCTGCGCGAGCACCTGTCCCGCCGCGGCCACGTCCACCGTGAACACCTTGTCGTGATCGGGACCGGCCTGGTCGACGATGCGATATGCCGGCGGCGGCTGGCGCCGCGCCTGCAGGTATTCCTGGAGTGACGACTTGAAGTCCCCGGCGCCGGCCACGCTCAACCCGCGGGCGCGCGTCTCCTCGAGCAGCGGCGCGAGCAGGCGCAGGATCAGGGCCCGCGCGGCGGCAAGCCCCCCATCGAGGTAGACGGCGGCGATCAGCGCCTCGCAGGCGTCGGCGAGCAGCACGGGCTTCTGCCGGCCGCCGGTCTTCTCCTCGCCGCGGCCCAGGCGCAGGTGCGTGCCGAGATCGATCGACTCGGCGACGCGCGCCAGCGCCGTGTACGACACCAGCGAGGCCTTCATCTTGCTCTTCTGCCCCTCGTCCGACTGCGGGTATTCCTCGAAGACGAGATCGGCGATGACGAAGCCGAGCACCGCGTCGCCGAGGAACTCGAACGACTCGTTGGTGGACTCGGCGCCCTTGCCGTCCTCGTGGGCACGCGAGCGGTGCGTCAGCGCCTGCTCGAGGTAGCCGCGATCGCGGAAGCGATACCCGATCGCGGACTCGAGCGGACCGAGATCGTCGCGCAGCGGCACGACCTTCGGTCCCGGGGACGGCGGGGCGTCGTAGCGACGCAGCAGGCGCGACGCCTCCTCCGCTTCCTCGGCGGGCACCGTGATGCGCAGTTGCCCGAAGAAGGCGATGGGCACCGGGAACACGCTGCGCAGCGGCGATCGTTCGATGACCGGCGACAGCCCCTCGGCCTCGAGCAGGCCGACGACGAGCGCGGCCTCGGCCTCCGACTGGGTGGTGCAGACGACGACGCGCCTGGTCACGCGCCCGCCTCGGCCGCCCCAGCGACGGCCATCGGCGCCGCGTCGGCCGACACCTTCAGCACGATCATGGTCATGTCGTCGTGCTGCTCGGCGCCATCGGCGAACTCGCGGACGCTCTCGAAGATCTCGTCGCACAGGGCGTCGGGTTCCAGGGCCGCATTCTCCTCGACGCACAGGCAGAGGCGGTCCTCGCCGTACAGGTCGCGGACGCCGTTCATCGCCTCGCTGATGCCATCGGTGAACATCACGAGCACGTCGCCGGGCGCCAGCGTGAGCGTGTGCTCCTTGAGCATGCCCTCGAACCTGGCGCGCACCGACTCCATGCGGACCCCGAGCACCAGTCCCTCGGGCGCCAGCAGGCGCGTCCGCGGGAAGGCATCGCCCGCCCGCAGGTGGATCAGCGGCGTGTGGCCGGCGCGCGCGTGGGTGAGCGTGCGCTGCCGCAGGTCGAGCACCGCATAGGTCATCGTCACGAAGCTGGTGCGGCCCATGTTGGTCGACAGCACGCGATTGACCTCGCCGAGCAGCGCGCGCGGCGACTGGTGCGTCTTGGACAAGGCGAGCATCAGCCCCTTCAGCTCCGCCATGTACAGCGCCGCCGAGGCGCCCTTGCCCGAGACGTCGGCCACCAGCAGCCCGATGCGATCCTCGTCCAGCGGGAAGAAGTCGCAGTAGTCGCCGCCGATCTCGCGCGCCGGGCGGCAGGCCGCCGCCAGGGTCACGTCGCCGCGACGCAACGTCTCGGAGGGCAGCAGCGACGTCTGGATGTCGCGCGCAATCTGCAGCTCCTGCTGCAGGCGCTCCTTGACCACCTTCTGCTCGAGCAGTTCCTCGATGGTCTCCACCATCGAGTTGAACGACGAGGCGAGCGCGCCGAACTGGTCGCG from Luteitalea sp. TBR-22 includes:
- the istA gene encoding IS21 family transposase; this translates as MLEGEVVASIRALAARGVGSKRIAATLGVARNTVKRYLRTAVPAGVQVRPQARCLSEAARAEARRLYEGVAEGNAVVAHRLLAEQGVAVSVRTVERAVRDLRRARRVAEVATVRVETAPGEQLQVDFGQKRVEIAGTAVRLHLLVAVLSYSRRIFVKAFLHERQDEWREGLAAAFQHFGGVTRTVLGDNARALVSGRDVATSTVHFHPADLAFCRDWDVQPRACAPYRARTKGKTESGVKYVKRNALAGLTFASLETHLATWMALADQRIHGTTHEAPAVRFSRDEQPALRPLPLRALPRREQRVRRRVAADALVDIDTVRYSVPHPLVREHVEVAIGDDTVRIYHGGQLVATHRRSFGPHTCVIDPAHWAGLWRTTVSTRQEAVVAAPLASLGRSLQDYAVLIGGPA
- a CDS encoding ABC transporter permease, producing MSALRELTLSRFREFLREPEAVFWVFAFPVMLSCALGLAFRNQGTPDVLVGVLHAPATASTAPGVDAVLGRTAGVRMKVVSRAEADVALRNGAIHLLVVPGTPVTYEFDPSRPESRVARFVVDDALQRAAGRAPAVPVADRLVTVPGSRYIDWVVPGLLGMNIMGTGMWSVGFSVVQARVRKLLKRLVATPMRRRDYLLSHMASRLIFLVLEVGALLGFAVLVFGVPVHGSWLLLMALCLLGALTFSGLGLLVASRSQTVEGVSGLMNLVMVPMWVFSGVFFASENFPAVMQPAIALLPLTALNQALRGVMIDGSGLAALVPQVAVLGTWMVASFAAALRLFRWR
- a CDS encoding DinB family protein — protein: MTPEQATFLATQFADLMTREARTTAKVLRAVPDSGRDYRPDPRSRSAWELATHIAQSDVWFLDCIIAGAFASDGAKGKALLDSFATIADVVAFHEREVPARLAAVRAMSGEALAASVSFFGMIEAPNATYLGLANNHGIHHRGQLAAYLRAMGSTVPALYGESADEKM
- the rnc gene encoding ribonuclease III, producing MTRRVVVCTTQSEAEAALVVGLLEAEGLSPVIERSPLRSVFPVPIAFFGQLRITVPAEEAEEASRLLRRYDAPPSPGPKVVPLRDDLGPLESAIGYRFRDRGYLEQALTHRSRAHEDGKGAESTNESFEFLGDAVLGFVIADLVFEEYPQSDEGQKSKMKASLVSYTALARVAESIDLGTHLRLGRGEEKTGGRQKPVLLADACEALIAAVYLDGGLAAARALILRLLAPLLEETRARGLSVAGAGDFKSSLQEYLQARRQPPPAYRIVDQAGPDHDKVFTVDVAAAGQVLAQASGRSRKEAEQQAARRALEALREGSVDLDDAARR
- a CDS encoding adenylosuccinate synthase — protein: MNIAVLGAQWGDEGKGKIVDLLTPNFSFVTRYQGGHNAGHTVYVNGRKFILRLLPSGILHPSVSCVIGNGLVVDPQALFAEIDEITAAGIDVTGRLFVSSKAHLILPYHKELDVLSEAKRGERKIGTTSRGIGPAYEDKIGRRGIRVGDLSDRASRQMLEDAVRHNVEARNHLIPDAHMDWREVLAGLDAIWVRLQPFVTDVSVLLDSAIRAGKRVMFEGAQGTLLDIDHGTYPYVTSSNATTGGICTGLGIGPKHITGVMGVAKAYTTRVGEGPFPSELLDDMGQKLRDGGSEYGSVTGRPRRCGWFDAVALRYAVRVNGLDALAITKMDVLDGFPSLQICTAYRDRETGETIEHFPSEIGQLARCEPVYREVPGWTAPTAGVKRFEDLPAEARAYIATLEEVCGVPVALISTGSDRLETILRSDSIAARWFTLPA
- a CDS encoding ABC transporter ATP-binding protein, with amino-acid sequence MATLPASGASSRVAARELADELVALRCRGLVKRYGAVVAVDGLDLEVRTGECFGLLGPNGAGKTTTIEILEGLTTPDAGDVEVLGMRWASDGDRLRQRLGIQLQETQLNEKLTATELLRLFRSFYAQGPTVDALLASVGLESKRDAWYGKLSGGQKQRLALACALAGDPDLLFLDEPTTGLDPQSRRQLWDLLAAYKQRGRTVLITTHYMDEAQVLCDRVAIVDQGKVIALGTPLELIASLGAEHVVEFALAEDAAMPTLEALGGLPGVRRASLADGRGTLIVARLHEALPALLALVADPEAFTLLTTHSATLEDVFVSLTGRHLRDV